From Sceloporus undulatus isolate JIND9_A2432 ecotype Alabama chromosome 6, SceUnd_v1.1, whole genome shotgun sequence, one genomic window encodes:
- the LOC121934225 gene encoding zinc finger protein 165-like codes for MAATQEVPPPALGLHFLYPLEETMAPRVKIEDPGPPCPETSWEWDAAGKAPLVVQAGTISDLLRWATPPQVRSDPIPQLWEVQCQEMVQSLRTPADVVPAPVPVPPPAPGWGNLQLPELAPVDDIEAYLSTFERAAETCQWPRGEWMTRIMPALSGKAHQPHNGLDARSSRSEHRKSKSSGLRGETGATVEMQRQRFRQFRYQDSEGPREACRRLRELCRRWLKPESRTKEQILELLILEQFLTILPQEIQSWVWERGPETCAQAVALVEGYQMGRREAGMWEQQVTVRVKVEQVSPQEMVLPTAPWEPSAPLMPHPECVSSGEVTLHEPAPGPGLKMPCIPKQEPQGLPEPGALMVNGSRENLLQGSSMSVGIPAGNSQENPLIENRGERASQQCQSQSARQRCGETGENPVTHSNPIRVLHPPGKPLHRCSECGKTFSRNSHLLTHQRIHTGEKPHQCPQCGKRFGHTSQLTRHQRTHASERPFRCAQCSRSFYQSSELTRHRLSHARDRPYGCSQCGKKFRWSSDLIRHQITHTGERPYKCPECGKKFGQNSHLVRHRRTHTT; via the exons ATGGCTGCCACTCAGGAAGTGCCTCCGCCAGCATTGGGCCTCCATTTTTTGTACCCTttagaagaaacaatggcaccCAGGGTGAAAATAGAGGACCCTGGACCACCAtgccctgagaccagttgggaATGGGATGCTGCAGGGAAAGCCCCTCTCGTCGTCCAGGCTGGCACAATCAGTGATCTACTGAGGTGGGCCACCCCTCCCCAGGTGAGGAGCGACCCAATACCACAGCTGTGGGAGGTTCAATGTCAGGAGATGGTACAATCCCTGCGGACACCTGCCGATGTTGTGCCAGCACCTGTTCCCGTCCCACCCCCTGCTCCTGGCTGGGGGAACCTTCAGTTACCTGAGCTGGCACCCGTAGATGACATTGAGGCCTATTTGTCAACCTTTGAGCGAGCAGCAGAAACCTGTCAGTGGCCAAGAGGCGAATGGATGACCCGTATCATGCCAGCCCTCAGTGGAAAAGCCCATCAACCTCACAATGGCCTGGATGCTCGGAGCAGCAGGAGTGAGCACAGAAAGTCCaaatcttccggcctgcgaggggaGACAGGTGCCACCGTGGAGATGCAACGACAGCGTTTCCGGCAGTTCCGTTATCAGGACTCGGAAGGTCCCAGGGAGGCATGCCGGAGATTGCGGGAGCTCTGCCGACGCTGGCTGAAGCCTGAGAGTCGCACCAAGGAACAGATCTTGGAGCTGTTGATCCTTGAACAGTTCTTGACCATCTTGCCCCAGGAGATCCAGAGTTGGGTGTGGGAACGTGGGCCGGAGACATGTGCCCAGGCGGTGGCTCTAGTGGAAGGTTACCAGATGGGACGGCGAGAAGCTGGGATGTGGGAGCAACAG GTTACAGTGCGGGTCAAAGTGGAACAGGTCAGCCCTCAAGAGATGGTGTTGCCCACTGCACCATGGGAACCTTCTGCCCCACTCATGCCCCATCCCGAATGTGTATCCTCAGGAGAAGTGACACTACACGAGCCTGCCCCAGGGCCTGGTCTCAAAATGCCTTGCATTCCCAAACAGGAGCCCCAAGGCCTTCCAGAACCag GTGCTTTGATGGTCAATGGGAGTCGAGAGAACCTTCTGCAGGGCAGTTCTATGTCAGTGGGAATCCCAGCTGGGAATTCCCAGGAGAACCCGTTAATTGAGAATCGTGGCGAGCGAGCAAGTCAGCAGTGTCAGAGCCAGTCAGCGAGACAGAGATGCGGTGAGACAGGAGAGAACCCAGTCACTCACTCCAACCCCATCAGAGTCCTTCACCCCCCAGGAAAGCCCCTTCATCGGTGTTCAGAATGTGGGAAAACATTTAGCCGCAACTCACACCTGCTTACCCACCAGAggatccacactggggaaaaaccACACCAGTGCCCCCAATGTGGCAAGCGTTTTGGTCACACCTCCCAGTTGACACGGCATCAGAGAACCCATGCCTCAGAGAGACCCTTTCGATGTGCCCAGTGCAGCCGGAGTTTTTACCAAAGCTCTGAGCTGACCAGGCATCGGCTGTCCCATGCGAGGGATCGCCCATATGGGTGCAGCCAGTGTGGGAAGAAATTCCGATGGAGTTCCGATCTCATCCGACATCAGATCACTCACACAGGAGAAAGACCTTATAAGTGTCCTGAGTGTGGGAAAAAATTTGGGCAGAACTCACACCTGGTTCGACACCGGAGAACCCACACGACTTAG